The genomic DNA gtccttgcatattgtatcatttgtgatcaaccaggtgcatcaccacctggcccctccaggtGAGACATTTTACTGACCCAATAAACCAATTAAATATTCAGGTCAGAGCGTGTGACATTCTTCATGTTTTCATGCACATGGTTGgttcagtggccattttcttttctgagcTGTCATCCAGATCTACAGAAATTGCAGCTCCCAAAAGAAACTCCagttttctgggggccaggcggtagcacagcgggttaagcacacatggtgcataagggcaggcataaggatcccggttcgagtccctggttccccacctgtaggggggtcgcttcacaagcggtgaagtagggctgcagatgtctatctccccgcccccgtcttcccctcctccctccaattTCTcgctgtactatccaacaacaacgatagcaatgacaacaataaataacaataacaacaataaacaacaagggcaataaatggggaaaaatagtggtccgggaggtggtgcagtggataaaacatcggactctcaatcatgagatcctgagttcaatccccggcagcacatgtaccagagtgatgtctggctctttctctctcctcctatgtttctcattaataaataaaatatttttttaaaaaaggaaaaatagcctccaggagcagtgtattcctagtgcaggcactgggtcccagtgataaccctggaggtaaacataaaaaaataaagagtaacaaacacaccacagcactgaagcttctttcaatgtgctgggggctgggcttgaacctagttcaaGCACAAGGTaaaaagcagcgcactatccaaatgagctattttgaagggcccccccataattttttttagtatatttatttatttttccttttgttgcccttgtttgtcattgtttttgtagttattgttattgctactgatgtcatcattgttaggacagagagaaatggagagaggaagggaagacagagagggggagagaacgacagacacctgcagacttgcttcactgcctttgaagcgactcccctgcaggtggggagctgggagcctgaACAGGGATCCCTAAGCTGGTCCCAGCGCTTTGCACCAccacactacagcccaactccccccacccataatttttaatagcaatGCTATCTCAGCACTGCTTCTAACTTTGCCAACTCTAATCCTCTGATTTTCACAGGATTAGACACAAGTGGCTGGAGCCAGGGGAAAACAATTCAATAGAAATGGATCATTAACTTCTCTATTTAattggtttacttatttattggaaagaaacagttactgagaggggaaaggaaggcaagagagggagagacacctataccCTTGgatcactgctcttgaagcatcccttctgcagctgggaactaggggcttgaacttggatccttgcacatgatatgtgtgcttaactgggtgtcactgcccagccctcctccTGCTGTTTTAAGTTGCAGTGCAACAGTGTACACATAAACCTTTTTGTTCAAAGTAAACAAGTTGTTTTTGTCATCTGGGGGAGGCAGGTGTTTCACTGTTCAAGGATGACTTAGAACAGAGTGGGTAGGAGTAAATAGcattaatggttctgcaaagactctcatgcctgaggcgcccaagtccaaggttcagtggcccgcaccactataaatcagagctgagcagtggtctggtaaaaaaaaaaaaaaaaaaaaaggaaaaaaggaacagAGGTAGAGATGGTGAGGGCCCAggctgttacaatgtgcagggactggGTTTAGGCTCccactcccatctgcaggggggaaagtttttagaatgatgaagcagtggttGTAAGTttcccaatttctggctatctttctcttttaattttctttcctggttatctctatccaataaagatagtaaagtgaaaaaaaaaaaaaagatggtaaaaGACCACAgcatggggagttgggcgataacacagcgggttacgtgcacgtggcgcaaagtgctaggacccgcataaggacccggttggagcccctggaccccacctgcatgggggttgcttcacaagtggtgaagcaggtctgcaggttatcttttatttattttcctttggttgcccttgtttttgttaatgatatcgttagataagacagagaaatggagagaggaggggaagacagatagggggagagaaagacagacacttgcagacctcctgcttcaccacctgtgaagcaactcccctgcaggtggagagtcgggggctggaaccaggattcttaaataagcaggtctttgcactttgcgccatgtgcacttaacccgctgcgctactgcccaactccctgcaggtgtctttctcttccccatctctctccatttctctgtcctatctaacaacacatCAGTtaccaactacaacaataaaacaagggcaacaaaagagaatacgtAAAtaactatctaaaaaaaaaacagcatggaAGCTTTATGCAATGTGGTGGGTgttaggcttgaacctgcgtcatacacatggcaaagctgccaCTGCCCAAATGAACCATGTCACCGACCCTCACCTTTTAGTTCTAATAGACCTAGCATGAGTGGACAGGTAGATGCACTTTTGGGAGCCTAGCTCATTCAGTTGTGACTGCAATGGGATGGTTTCTGAAGCCCTGGATTGTCATTTTGCAAATGTGGAAACTGATGGTGGGTTGCACAGgcaagtgattttttaaatatttatttccttttgttgcccttatttttttttattgttgtaattgatgtgaACGTTGTTAgcgaggacagagaaaaatggagagaagaggggaagacagagacacctgcagacctgcttcaccacctgtgaagcaactcccctgcaggtggggaaccaggggcttgaactgtgtttcttaccctggtccttgtgctttgcaccatgtgcacttaacccgctgcactactgcccgtccATAGCAAGTGATTTTTTAAAGACGGCTCGCCAGCTTGGGAGACAGTGTAGATAGCATTCACTATACCAGGCTCCAGAGGAAGAACAAGTCACAGACAAAATTATAattcagatattttctttttatttcttcaaatgtGTTACCAGGAGTGactgaaataaaaaaacagaactgagtcccatcatcatcatcagcatGGCTTTAAGAAGACTGGCCAGGTAAATATTATTGCTTCCCATTTTCAACCAGTGAAGAGTTGCCAATGATAAATACAGCTAGCAGTCTGTTGAGAAAGGCTGAGATGTGTTCTATAATACAGCATGCCTGTTCATAGAGCCGGTGGTGGGGAATCTATGAAATGACTTATGTGAATTTCTTGATTTCATCGTACAAGACAAGCACAAAAGCACCCCCCATGCCCCTGAGAACATTGGACCAGGCCcccttgaagaaagctttggatcCTTCATCACGAGCAATCTTCTTCCAGCAGTCGATTGTGCCTGTGTACATGATGTCAGCTGCAAAGGGACAAAGACACTTGGTGACCAGAGGCTGAGGAAAAGGGCATTGGGATTTCCTGGATTCGACCACAAGCCGTCTCTAGGAGCTGCCGTCTGCTTCTGCAAAACTCACATTCTCACCTTCTAATATTGAGCTATTAATGGTCTGGCCTGAGAACAGGGATGGGTAGACTCCCTGTTGCTCTGACCACTGGATACCATTTAAACCTGGGCACCCAAAAGGCccgatggggagacagcataaaggtaaCAGAAACACTTTCATTCCTGGGGAtccaaagtccgaggttcaattcccagctaaaccataagccagaatagagcagtgctctggtagaaaggaaataaataaataaataaataaataaataataaaaggtatgtgtgtggtttgggaggtggcacacctggttgagcacacatgttaccatgcagaaggtcctggtttcaagcccctggttctcacctatgGTGAGGGGGAGCTTCCAGAGaggtgaagcaaggatgcaggtgtctctctacccctttcaatttgtctgtcatatgaaataaattttattacttttcatttaaattttttttatttataaaatagaaatattgacaagaccataggataagaggggtgcatttccacacaattcccatccctagatagttttcctattctttatcaaaattaatttttttaaagattttatttattccttaatgataaagacaggagagaaagaaccagacatcactctggtacatgtgctgccgggaatcaaactcaggacctcatgcttgagagcccaatgctttatccactgcaccactgtaTCTATTCTTaatagcagcacatgtaccagagtgatgtctggtttctttctctctccatcttagcTTTCTTagtgatagaaaaataaaaaaatagaaaaatagaataaaaaataataaataaaaatagaaaaataaataaaccttaaaaaagaaattattaaaagaatAGATACAGCGAGGAAATAAGAAAAGTCTTGCAGCACTGCATTACTAATGTTgaaactgccccccccccgcgGGTGGGGGGTAGGGACTTGAAAATCCAAGTCCTGAGGCacagtaatgtatgcactcaaccaagcgaGCTACCACCTATCCATgccctattaaaataaaaaaataaggggaaaagTGGTaggttcatcatgcagacacgcagcaccagcaataaccctggttgggggggcccacaaagggtttgaCCAGTGGCTACCTCTGCAGAAGATGGAATCAATCACTCCCACTTGATTGGTGAGGCCCTGGCAGTAACCCCCCCCCTTCCTCACCCTCAGATCATCTGCTCAGGTGGCACTTACTTCCTTTGCGCCCTGACTGCATCATCATTCGACGTCGGACAGTATCAAATGGGTAGGAAGTCAGGCCGGCCACGGCTGTGACTGACTGAGCGATCATCCAGCTGACAAAGATGTGCGTGTTCTTGGGGTCCGGGAGCATTCctgaaaaaagaagagacaatTCTAGCAAAAAGCCCAAGCTTTTCCTGGCCatatttcccctctccctcctccacctcaTTTGTACGCAAAGGCTGTGACTTGGTGACCTTGATTTTCCCTCACAGTTTGCAAACAGTTATGGAACTTTCCAGCCCTCTCCCAAGAACCTGCTTTTCAAAGCCCATGGTGGACTTACCCTTGGCCGTGTCATAGATACCAAAGTAGGCAGCCCGGTAGATGATAATTCCTTGCACAGACACGTTAAAGCCCTGGTACAAGCCCTTAAGCCCATCCGATTTGTAGATTTTAACCAGGCAGTCGCCAAGGCCTTTGAATTCTCGCTCAGCTCCAGCTTTGCCCACATCAGCAGCTAGACGGGTACGGGCAAAATCGAGAGGGTACACGAAGCACAGGGACGTGGCCCCAGCTGCACCACCTGATGCCAGATTGCCGGCAAAGTAGCGCCAGAACTGGGTCCTCTTGTCCACCCCTCCCAGGAAGATCTGCTTGTATTTATCTTTGAAGGCAAAGTTGAGGGCCTGGGTGGGGAAGTATCTGATGACATTGGCTAGGTTCCCACGCCAGAAGGACAGCACACCCTGTTCTTTGGGGATACGGACCACGCAGTCCATGATGCCCTTATATTGCTTGTCAGCGGTGATTTGCTTGCTGGCATGTTGCACCTAGAAGACaaaagggagggagtcgggcggtagcagagcgggttaagcgcacacagcgcaAAGTGGACGTACCAGcgttaggatccaggttcgaacccccggctccctgcctgcagggaagtcgcttcacaaggtgaagcaggtctgtaggtgtctctctctctctccccct from Erinaceus europaeus chromosome X, mEriEur2.1, whole genome shotgun sequence includes the following:
- the SLC25A5 gene encoding ADP/ATP translocase 2; the encoded protein is MTDAAVSFAKDFLAGGVAAAISKTAVAPIERVKLLLQVQHASKQITADKQYKGIMDCVVRIPKEQGVLSFWRGNLANVIRYFPTQALNFAFKDKYKQIFLGGVDKRTQFWRYFAGNLASGGAAGATSLCFVYPLDFARTRLAADVGKAGAEREFKGLGDCLVKIYKSDGLKGLYQGFNVSVQGIIIYRAAYFGIYDTAKGMLPDPKNTHIFVSWMIAQSVTAVAGLTSYPFDTVRRRMMMQSGRKGTDIMYTGTIDCWKKIARDEGSKAFFKGAWSNVLRGMGGAFVLVLYDEIKKFT